One genomic segment of Rhodothermales bacterium includes these proteins:
- a CDS encoding mechanosensitive ion channel — translation MYTMQELIDRMTAQIGPVLLNVLGALAILVVGYIIARMLSAFVRRILRKTTLDDKLANALYDGEAKLDVEKGISKGVFYIVMLLVLVAVLQVLQLTFVTAPLNEFLGTVFGYLPQLIAAGVLVLVAFVVAGILRLLARKGLQATHIDQKLGGAAEGEQPGASLSESVATAVYYLVFLLFLPAILGTLELQGLLRPVEGLLGELLAFLPNLFAAAVILLVGYFIAKLIRNIVSNLLSAAGADRLAERVGLSGILGTQSFSQVLGTIVYVLVLIPVLIAALNALAIEAVTAPASEMLDLILTAIPQILAAAIVLIIAYVIGKLVGGLVSNLLSSIGFNAFLARIGLWSADGPEGRKAPSDLAGAVVLIAILLFASMEAASLIGFVTLTALISEFLVFAGQLLVGLVILALGLYIARLAYEAIHGSGMSQAALVAIAARTAIIVLAGAMALRQMGLANSIINLAFGLVLGAIALAAAIAFGIGGRDFAKRQLDRLSDGDVDAA, via the coding sequence ATGTACACCATGCAAGAATTGATAGATCGAATGACAGCCCAGATCGGGCCTGTCCTCCTTAACGTTCTCGGCGCGCTTGCCATACTTGTCGTCGGATACATCATCGCAAGGATGTTGTCAGCATTTGTGCGCCGAATACTGCGAAAAACCACACTCGACGACAAACTTGCCAACGCGCTCTATGACGGTGAAGCCAAGCTCGATGTGGAGAAAGGTATATCGAAAGGTGTGTTCTACATCGTGATGTTGCTGGTGCTGGTGGCGGTGTTGCAGGTGCTTCAGCTCACGTTCGTCACGGCGCCGCTGAACGAATTCCTGGGCACCGTCTTTGGCTATTTGCCGCAATTGATCGCGGCCGGTGTCCTCGTTCTTGTCGCGTTCGTCGTTGCCGGGATTCTTCGCCTGCTGGCGCGCAAGGGACTTCAGGCCACGCACATCGATCAGAAACTGGGTGGAGCAGCCGAAGGTGAGCAGCCGGGCGCATCTCTTTCGGAATCAGTGGCGACGGCCGTGTACTACCTCGTCTTCCTGCTTTTTCTCCCGGCCATTCTGGGGACACTCGAACTGCAGGGACTGCTTCGACCGGTTGAAGGGCTGCTGGGAGAACTGCTGGCGTTCCTCCCGAACCTTTTTGCTGCGGCGGTGATTCTGCTCGTAGGCTACTTCATCGCCAAGCTGATACGGAACATCGTATCCAATTTGCTCTCCGCAGCCGGTGCGGACAGACTCGCAGAGCGCGTAGGACTGAGTGGCATACTCGGAACGCAGAGTTTTTCCCAGGTGCTGGGCACCATCGTATATGTACTCGTGTTGATTCCGGTGCTGATAGCGGCGCTCAATGCACTCGCCATAGAAGCCGTCACGGCTCCGGCGAGTGAGATGCTGGATCTGATTCTTACGGCCATACCTCAGATCCTGGCCGCAGCGATCGTACTGATCATTGCCTATGTCATAGGCAAGCTTGTCGGCGGCCTGGTCAGCAACCTGCTATCAAGCATCGGCTTCAACGCGTTCCTTGCACGAATCGGACTGTGGAGCGCGGATGGGCCCGAGGGTCGCAAGGCCCCATCGGATCTGGCGGGCGCGGTCGTACTTATCGCAATCCTGCTTTTCGCGTCCATGGAGGCCGCAAGCCTGATCGGTTTTGTAACACTGACGGCCTTGATCTCCGAATTCCTCGTGTTCGCAGGACAGCTGCTAGTCGGACTCGTCATCCTCGCACTCGGGCTCTACATTGCTCGATTGGCGTACGAGGCGATTCACGGAAGCGGGATGAGTCAGGCGGCTCTTGTGGCCATCGCGGCCCGGACCGCGATTATCGTTCTAGCCGGTGCCATGGCGCTGCGGCAAATGGGGTTGGCGAACTCGATCATCAACCTCGCCTTCGGTCTCGTGCTCGGAGCCATCGCACTGGCTGCCGCCATCGCGTTCGGCATCGGCGGTCGCGATTTCGCAAAACGCCAACTCGACCGGCTGTCCGACGGCGATGTGGATGCTGCGTAG
- a CDS encoding DUF411 domain-containing protein produces MKGMTRRSLIAAVAVAILAVGGFSLVRGTSSAKEVVVYKTPTCGCCGKWVEHLEGAGYKVVVHDVNDLTGIKNMHGVPPGLRTCHTGLIDGYVVEGHVPAEFVTRLLDEKPDIRGIGVPGMPIGSPGMEGPYRESYDVVAYSNTGQTAVFGHVEGDEGR; encoded by the coding sequence ATGAAAGGAATGACACGCAGGTCGCTCATCGCCGCAGTCGCCGTCGCCATTTTGGCCGTCGGTGGCTTCAGCCTTGTCCGAGGTACCTCGTCGGCAAAGGAGGTCGTCGTGTACAAGACCCCGACGTGCGGGTGTTGTGGCAAATGGGTCGAGCACCTTGAGGGCGCCGGTTACAAGGTGGTCGTGCACGATGTGAACGACTTGACGGGCATCAAGAACATGCATGGCGTCCCACCCGGACTCCGAACGTGTCACACGGGCCTGATCGACGGGTACGTCGTCGAGGGACACGTCCCGGCTGAATTCGTAACGCGGCTCCTGGACGAGAAGCCCGACATCCGGGGGATCGGAGTTCCGGGCATGCCGATCGGATCACCCGGAATGGAAGGCCCGTATCGGGAATCTTACGACGTCGTGGCCTATAGCAACACGGGTCAGACCGCCGTTTTCGGGCATGTTGAGGGTGATGAGGGAAGATAG
- a CDS encoding acyl-CoA desaturase, with protein sequence MQTSSTLPTSENGGKRAGVHWGALLFIAGYHAVLFIGLPIYLFARTPGLDLLALMALLWAGTLVAITMGYHRFYSHKTYRASKILEIPLLFFGTAAIQGSALKWAFDHRLHHKFVDGEGDPYGTNQGFWHSHILWLFEHQAPIEERLVRDLMANRLVMFQHKYYGWLATATNVLLVAGVAALTQDVFGALIFGFLLRLFLTHHSTWFINSLAHIWGSKPYSSEHSAVNNFILAHLTFGEGYHNYHHTFSGDYRNGVRWYQFDPPKYLIWLMSKIGLASDLQRVNRVAIDRTLVAADRKLMLQHLRDVEHPRVQAFMSSMDTTYESLTDKLAQMKTDLDRYSVLKRERAREEIRIKKAQIRDLRKSIRSEMKDWERLCKEVIRFKPGLANA encoded by the coding sequence ATGCAAACTAGTTCCACGCTTCCCACTTCAGAAAACGGAGGGAAAAGGGCCGGAGTGCACTGGGGCGCGCTGCTTTTTATCGCCGGCTATCACGCAGTCCTTTTTATCGGACTGCCGATCTACCTGTTTGCCCGTACGCCGGGACTGGACCTGCTCGCACTGATGGCGCTCCTGTGGGCAGGCACCCTGGTGGCCATTACGATGGGATATCATCGTTTCTATTCGCACAAGACGTATAGAGCGAGCAAGATCCTGGAGATTCCTCTGCTCTTCTTTGGCACGGCGGCAATTCAGGGAAGTGCTTTGAAATGGGCCTTCGACCACCGCCTGCACCACAAATTCGTCGATGGGGAAGGCGATCCCTACGGTACGAACCAGGGTTTCTGGCACTCCCACATTCTGTGGCTGTTCGAGCACCAGGCTCCAATTGAGGAACGTCTTGTTCGCGACCTCATGGCCAACAGGCTGGTGATGTTCCAGCACAAGTATTACGGATGGCTTGCGACTGCGACGAATGTTCTGCTGGTGGCCGGAGTGGCTGCGCTCACACAGGATGTCTTTGGAGCACTCATATTCGGCTTTCTCCTGCGCCTGTTTCTTACGCATCATTCGACGTGGTTTATTAATTCGCTTGCCCACATCTGGGGATCCAAGCCGTATTCGAGTGAGCACTCGGCCGTCAACAATTTCATTCTTGCACACCTTACGTTCGGCGAGGGATACCATAACTACCACCACACATTCTCGGGCGACTACCGAAACGGCGTCCGCTGGTACCAGTTCGATCCGCCGAAGTATCTGATCTGGCTCATGAGCAAGATCGGTTTGGCCAGCGACCTCCAGCGCGTCAACCGCGTCGCGATCGACAGAACGCTCGTCGCCGCCGACCGCAAGCTAATGCTGCAACATCTGCGAGATGTCGAGCATCCGAGAGTGCAGGCTTTCATGTCGTCGATGGACACGACTTACGAGAGCCTGACGGACAAGCTCGCGCAGATGAAGACGGATCTCGACCGTTACTCGGTGTTGAAGCGGGAGCGGGCGAGGGAGGAGATCCGGATCAAGAAGGCGCAGATTCGTGATTTGCGCAAGAGCATTCGCTCCGAAATGAAGGACTGGGAGCGGCTCTGCAAGGAAGTGATTCGGTTCAAGCCCGGGCTGGCTAACGCCTGA
- a CDS encoding carbon-nitrogen hydrolase family protein: MPIKVAAIQMCSGPDREANLSAADALIAEAAARDATLISLPENFSFLGRPEDKLKEAEAFESSQVLEFLRGQARRHAVHLIGGSIPLRSEDPARASNSCLALNPQGEIVARYDKMHLFDVSIDVVNTFRESDHVKPGNETVVFATGDLTIGLSICFDIRFPELYRSLSHAGADLVFVPSAFTVPTGKAHWEVLLRARAIENLCYVAAPAQIGQHIPGRTSYGKSMIVDPWGTVLGVAPDRPCVVTSDIDIGHLHRVRTQLPALEKRRNDVFRG; this comes from the coding sequence ATGCCGATCAAGGTTGCGGCGATTCAGATGTGCTCCGGTCCCGACAGAGAAGCCAACCTCTCTGCCGCCGACGCCCTGATCGCCGAGGCCGCTGCCCGTGACGCAACCCTCATCTCGCTCCCCGAGAACTTCTCGTTCCTCGGCCGTCCCGAGGACAAGCTGAAAGAGGCGGAAGCTTTTGAAAGTAGCCAGGTGCTCGAGTTTCTGAGAGGCCAGGCGCGCCGACATGCAGTGCATCTGATAGGCGGCAGCATTCCTCTCCGGTCAGAAGATCCGGCTCGTGCCAGCAACTCCTGTCTGGCCCTGAATCCGCAGGGCGAAATCGTCGCCCGCTACGACAAGATGCATCTGTTCGACGTTTCGATCGACGTCGTCAACACGTTCCGCGAATCGGACCACGTGAAGCCCGGCAACGAAACCGTTGTCTTCGCCACCGGCGACCTGACGATCGGACTGAGCATCTGCTTTGATATCCGCTTCCCGGAGTTATACCGGAGCCTGTCGCATGCCGGTGCCGATCTCGTTTTCGTGCCGTCCGCATTCACCGTTCCGACAGGCAAGGCCCACTGGGAGGTTCTGCTCCGTGCGCGTGCGATCGAGAATCTGTGTTACGTTGCAGCACCCGCCCAGATCGGGCAGCACATTCCCGGCCGTACGAGCTACGGGAAATCTATGATCGTAGATCCGTGGGGTACGGTGCTTGGCGTCGCTCCCGACCGGCCGTGCGTCGTCACGTCCGACATAGACATCGGGCACCTGCACCGGGTTCGCACGCAGTTGCCGGCCCTCGAAAAGCGCCGCAACGACGTGTTTCGTGGATGA